A single Streptomyces sannanensis DNA region contains:
- a CDS encoding O-acetyl-ADP-ribose deacetylase: MTEIRLVRGDITQQHADAIVNAANSSLLGGGGVDGAIHRRGGPEILDECRRLRASHYGKGLPTGQAVATTAGRLDARWVIHTVGPVWSKDEDRSALLASCYRESLRVADELGARTVAFPAISTGIYGWPIDDGARIAVQTVRDTETAVEEVRFVLFDEAAYAAFATQVH, from the coding sequence ATGACCGAGATCAGGCTCGTACGCGGAGACATCACCCAGCAGCACGCCGACGCCATCGTCAACGCCGCCAATTCCAGCCTCCTCGGCGGCGGGGGCGTCGACGGCGCGATCCACCGGCGCGGCGGGCCGGAGATCCTCGACGAGTGCCGCAGGCTGCGCGCCTCCCACTACGGCAAGGGCCTGCCCACAGGCCAGGCCGTCGCCACCACCGCGGGCCGGCTCGACGCCCGGTGGGTGATCCACACGGTCGGCCCCGTCTGGTCGAAGGACGAGGACCGTTCGGCGCTGCTCGCCTCCTGCTACCGCGAGTCGCTGCGGGTGGCCGACGAGCTCGGTGCGCGCACGGTGGCCTTCCCGGCGATCTCCACCGGCATCTACGGCTGGCCGATCGACGACGGCGCCCGGATCGCGGTGCAGACGGTGCGGGACACGGAGACGGCCGTGGAGGAGGTCCGGTTCGTCCTCTTCGACGAGGCGGCGTACGCGGCCTTTGCCACGCAGGTCCACTGA
- the pglW gene encoding BREX system serine/threonine kinase PglW — protein sequence MTATGGKPVPKPGPPKPAQQWFQERPSPYAWEQDALDHVRRLLPAAEPYRAWATFSFTAQSGRINECDLLVAVPAGLFLVEIKSHPGELHNTGSTWSFRGSDRTRTINNPLHFNDIKSKELRSQLRWAARKLKIDERDVPRIEPAVFLSSPDLTSHLDEIQRIRVYGRDDGAGGLARIWQDFLGLPPDRPERRITPEFSRHTLPRLLRTIGIRQSTGHLRFGDTWKLRAHPLDAGTSWEDRLAVRDDGLVQEEGRVRIYLVSQGATDVARKTTERAARREYQVLQGITHRGIVDAVEFREHEAGPAILFRHRQTDLRLDQYLDTYGSKLTAELRLDMVRQLAEAVRYAHNRSLYHRALAARSVYVSFRGDGAAPELRITDWQTAARDFDSNATFFRSIGGSALDAALIEDEALVYLAPETDQPYADPADLDIFGLGAVAHLILTGQPPARQRSALTERLRADSGLRLFAVADGLSEALDNLVFSATRSDVNDRLSSAEAFLDLLDEAERAGALPESTAAAADPLDALPGQALDAEWSVRRVLGTGATARALLVERAVEDEDGDVRIDEHVFKVALDEEKAERLRAEARALKLVGGGAVVQLRGEELREIGGRTVLELEYAGEQSLGARLRGKGRLTYHELERFGEDLFQALDQLAAHGLRHRDIKPDNFGIHRRKDRTWQLKLFDFSLTDASDRDVKAGTRGYLDPFLGSVRRTHYDDHAEYYAAAVTLHEMAGGERPLWGDGQVDPLTNESAELHIADELFEPALRDGLRAFFERALHREIERRFDTLRQMKDAWQDVFRAADATRPTTTPSTVGTAAEDTDEARDRAAEAADADTLLEAAGLSPRAVSVANGLGATKVGQLLDIQPYAISKARGAGALVRKELNRRRKQWATALRGKPAAVASAPSGQTAAQSAEMVGAEALRVLSIDDMAALLAPEPGRKGSHREPVVRLTLGLPPEEGGLSPLGPWPVQARIADHLEIKQPPVSRHHRIEIKKWAEAEWLCAVRTELAEIVETAGGRVMTAHEAAAELRSRHGAGEDTPPRTLARSLAVVRAAVEAETGDETEGHEPRLAVHRRGDTILLACESLPGTDDPSPRELADYASALGTTAEKLAGQEPLPGHAEVVRELRAVPPPEGLAPLADTRLVTLGAAISPVVETTPRLELYPRDLGLERALRISQAGAGVRAERGITPVELVARIKARFPELQALAEGREPTHVELEDALQAARFDLRYDLDTDTFLLPAARTTHTVTASGGLTSLLPPPRAASRADREDPHGAVRERLAERARRGGFLALTVKGVRLPGTPEAVAAAFPVRAVDLGEVFLAEFQRLVAEKGYDWQMVLRADGASAPGRIKPGLASFVKVVWQRVADDLRTRTTAPRTVLFLHDAGLIARYWDEGGHAFLVALQGAARRPAENPHGVWLLCPTESRAAQPLLDGRTVEVIPGDGELAYLDGAFLEALGRV from the coding sequence GTGACAGCAACTGGGGGGAAGCCCGTACCCAAGCCCGGCCCGCCGAAGCCCGCCCAGCAGTGGTTCCAGGAGCGGCCTTCGCCGTATGCGTGGGAGCAGGACGCGTTGGACCATGTCCGCCGACTGCTGCCCGCCGCAGAACCGTACCGGGCCTGGGCCACCTTCTCCTTCACCGCTCAGTCCGGACGGATCAACGAATGCGATCTGCTCGTCGCCGTGCCGGCGGGCCTGTTCCTGGTCGAGATCAAGAGCCACCCGGGAGAGCTGCACAACACAGGTTCCACCTGGAGCTTCCGCGGCAGCGACCGCACGCGGACCATCAACAACCCGCTGCACTTCAACGACATCAAATCGAAGGAACTCCGCAGCCAGCTGCGCTGGGCCGCCCGCAAGCTCAAGATCGACGAGCGGGATGTGCCGCGGATCGAGCCCGCCGTGTTCCTGTCGTCCCCCGACCTGACGAGTCACCTGGACGAGATCCAGCGCATCCGGGTCTACGGACGCGACGACGGAGCCGGCGGGCTGGCCCGCATCTGGCAGGACTTCCTCGGACTGCCCCCGGACCGCCCCGAGCGGCGCATCACGCCGGAGTTCTCCCGTCACACGCTGCCCAGGCTGCTGCGCACCATCGGCATCCGCCAGTCCACCGGGCACCTCCGGTTCGGCGACACCTGGAAGCTGCGCGCGCACCCCCTCGACGCCGGCACGTCCTGGGAGGACCGCCTCGCCGTACGTGACGACGGACTCGTACAGGAGGAGGGACGGGTCCGCATCTACTTGGTCAGCCAGGGGGCGACGGATGTCGCCAGGAAGACCACGGAGCGTGCCGCCCGCCGTGAATACCAGGTACTGCAAGGCATTACGCACCGGGGCATCGTCGATGCGGTCGAGTTCCGTGAGCACGAGGCGGGACCGGCGATCCTCTTCCGCCACCGCCAGACGGACCTGCGCCTGGACCAGTACCTGGACACGTACGGCAGCAAGCTCACTGCCGAGCTCCGTCTCGACATGGTGCGCCAGCTCGCCGAAGCCGTCCGCTACGCCCACAACCGGTCCCTGTACCACCGCGCGCTCGCGGCTCGGTCCGTCTATGTGTCCTTCCGCGGCGACGGGGCCGCCCCCGAGTTGCGGATCACGGACTGGCAGACCGCCGCCCGGGACTTCGACAGCAACGCCACGTTCTTCCGGTCCATCGGCGGCTCGGCCCTCGATGCCGCCCTGATCGAGGACGAGGCCCTCGTCTATCTCGCGCCCGAGACCGACCAGCCGTACGCCGACCCAGCCGATCTAGACATCTTCGGTCTGGGCGCCGTCGCACACCTCATCCTGACCGGCCAGCCGCCGGCCCGGCAGCGCAGCGCACTCACCGAACGCCTGCGCGCCGACTCGGGCTTGCGTCTCTTCGCGGTGGCGGACGGGCTCTCGGAGGCCCTGGACAACCTGGTCTTCTCGGCCACCCGCTCCGATGTGAACGACCGGCTGAGCTCGGCTGAGGCCTTCCTGGACCTGCTGGACGAGGCCGAGCGGGCCGGTGCCCTGCCCGAGTCCACGGCGGCAGCCGCCGACCCGCTGGACGCCCTGCCGGGCCAGGCCCTCGACGCCGAGTGGTCGGTCCGCCGCGTTCTGGGTACGGGCGCCACGGCCCGTGCCCTGCTGGTGGAGCGGGCGGTCGAGGACGAGGACGGCGACGTACGCATCGACGAGCACGTCTTCAAGGTGGCGCTCGACGAGGAGAAGGCGGAGCGGCTTCGTGCCGAAGCCCGGGCGCTCAAACTCGTCGGCGGCGGGGCCGTCGTCCAGTTGCGCGGGGAGGAGCTGCGCGAGATCGGCGGACGGACCGTCCTGGAGCTGGAATACGCCGGTGAGCAGTCCCTCGGCGCACGGCTGCGCGGCAAGGGCCGGCTCACCTACCACGAGCTCGAACGCTTCGGCGAAGACCTCTTCCAGGCTCTCGACCAGCTGGCCGCGCACGGACTGCGGCACCGGGACATCAAGCCCGACAACTTCGGCATCCACCGGCGCAAGGACCGCACCTGGCAGCTGAAGCTGTTCGACTTCTCCCTGACCGATGCTTCCGACCGCGACGTGAAGGCGGGCACCCGCGGGTATCTCGACCCCTTCCTGGGGTCGGTCCGTCGCACCCACTACGACGACCACGCCGAGTACTACGCCGCGGCCGTCACCCTGCACGAGATGGCCGGCGGCGAGCGGCCCCTGTGGGGCGACGGCCAGGTCGATCCGCTCACCAACGAGTCCGCCGAACTCCACATCGCCGACGAGCTGTTCGAGCCCGCTCTGCGAGACGGCCTGCGCGCCTTCTTCGAACGCGCCCTGCACCGCGAGATCGAGCGCCGCTTCGACACCCTCCGGCAGATGAAGGACGCCTGGCAGGACGTCTTCCGCGCCGCCGACGCGACCCGCCCCACCACCACCCCGTCCACCGTGGGCACCGCGGCCGAGGACACCGACGAAGCCCGGGACCGCGCGGCGGAAGCGGCCGACGCCGACACGCTCCTGGAGGCCGCCGGTCTCTCCCCGCGTGCCGTCTCCGTGGCCAACGGCCTGGGCGCCACGAAGGTCGGCCAGCTGCTGGACATCCAGCCGTACGCCATCTCCAAGGCCCGGGGCGCCGGCGCCCTCGTCCGCAAGGAGCTCAACCGGCGGCGCAAGCAGTGGGCCACTGCCCTGCGCGGTAAGCCCGCGGCCGTGGCATCGGCTCCCTCGGGACAGACCGCCGCACAGAGTGCAGAGATGGTGGGCGCGGAGGCGCTCCGCGTCCTGTCGATAGACGACATGGCCGCCCTGCTCGCCCCCGAGCCGGGGCGCAAGGGCTCTCACCGTGAGCCGGTCGTACGGCTCACCCTCGGCCTCCCGCCGGAGGAGGGCGGGCTGTCCCCGCTCGGCCCCTGGCCTGTCCAGGCCCGCATCGCCGACCACCTCGAGATCAAGCAGCCACCCGTCTCCCGCCATCACCGCATCGAGATCAAGAAGTGGGCGGAGGCCGAGTGGCTGTGCGCCGTCCGTACGGAGCTCGCGGAAATCGTCGAGACCGCCGGCGGGCGGGTCATGACCGCCCATGAGGCGGCGGCCGAGCTGCGGTCGCGTCATGGCGCCGGCGAGGACACCCCACCGCGCACCCTCGCCCGTTCGCTGGCGGTCGTACGCGCCGCCGTCGAGGCGGAGACCGGCGACGAGACCGAAGGCCACGAGCCGCGGCTTGCCGTCCACCGCCGGGGCGACACCATCCTGCTCGCCTGCGAGTCCCTGCCCGGTACCGACGACCCGAGCCCGCGTGAACTGGCCGACTACGCCTCCGCGCTCGGCACGACGGCGGAGAAGCTGGCCGGGCAGGAGCCGCTGCCGGGGCACGCGGAGGTGGTCCGCGAGCTGCGGGCCGTACCGCCCCCGGAGGGTCTCGCCCCGCTCGCCGACACCCGCCTCGTCACCCTCGGGGCGGCCATAAGCCCGGTCGTCGAGACCACTCCCCGCCTGGAGCTGTATCCGCGCGATCTCGGTCTGGAACGTGCCCTGCGCATCTCGCAGGCCGGTGCGGGCGTGCGGGCGGAGCGTGGCATCACCCCGGTGGAGCTGGTGGCCCGAATCAAGGCCCGGTTCCCGGAGCTCCAGGCGCTGGCCGAGGGCCGCGAGCCCACCCATGTCGAACTGGAGGACGCCCTCCAGGCGGCCCGCTTCGACCTCCGCTACGACCTCGACACCGACACCTTCCTGCTGCCTGCCGCCCGGACCACCCACACGGTGACCGCGTCGGGTGGCCTGACCAGCCTCCTGCCGCCGCCCCGCGCCGCCTCCCGTGCCGACCGTGAGGACCCGCACGGCGCGGTCCGCGAGCGGCTCGCGGAGCGGGCCCGGCGCGGCGGCTTTCTGGCCCTGACCGTCAAGGGCGTCCGGCTGCCGGGTACGCCCGAGGCCGTTGCCGCCGCCTTCCCCGTCCGGGCAGTGGACCTGGGTGAGGTGTTCCTCGCCGAGTTCCAGCGGCTGGTGGCGGAGAAGGGCTACGACTGGCAGATGGTGCTGCGCGCGGACGGCGCCTCCGCCCCCGGCCGCATCAAGCCGGGCCTGGCCAGCTTCGTCAAGGTGGTCTGGCAGCGGGTCGCCGACGACCTGCGGACCCGCACCACGGCCCCGCGCACGGTTCTGTTCCTGCACGACGCCGGACTGATCGCCCGGTACTGGGACGAGGGAGGCCACGCCTTCCTCGTCGCCCTCCAGGGGGCGGCCCGGCGGCCGGCGGAGAACCCGCACGGCGTGTGGCTGCTCTGCCCGACGGAATCGCGCGCGGCCCAGCCGCTGCTGGACGGCCGGACGGTCGAGGTGATTCCTGGGGACGGGGAACTGGCTTACCTGGACGGGGCGTTCCTGGAGGCGCTGGGGAGGGTGTGA